A single genomic interval of Geitlerinema sp. PCC 9228 harbors:
- the mrdA gene encoding penicillin-binding protein 2 has product MASGISIASRSETAKRAMARSRRAIIVMLAITSFMGVYVARLAQLQLIEGPQYREQANENRIRLVPLPAARGNILDRHGNILASNHLTRSVYLWPREQSPQEWKATAAKLAAILEVSQTEIVQKLDRAGYRSSMPVRIVRMLDLDTFVELAERSQEFPGLEVRGESSRFYPNGNLAAHILGYIGEATEKDLQNNPDYPLGVIVGKMGVERSSNEQLVGKWGQLLVEINAAGEELRELGKRPPSSGNAIRLTLDQQLQKQAESLLGKNKGAAVVLDVNTGAVLAMASSPSFDPNIFTGKVTSSQWQRLQAEGTFVNRALQGYPPGSTFKIVTATAGLESDQFFPGSVLYTPDYITVGGLRFYEHSSGYGYIGFRDALAFSSNTFFYQVGLAVGAPEIAKWGRKLGIGGSINLDLLGLDGGTEGFLPTPQSKQREYGEPWYAGDTVTTAIGQGLVLATPLELAVMVATIANGGARVQPHLLARQTNTPQTKPIPTGVAPSTISKVRQGLVAVVEEGTARSLNRDSLPLTAGKTGTAEVVGKKSHALYVAYGPAKNPEIAIAVVVENGGYGGVAAAPIAGQLFETYFTRKDGRKIESSASLEQG; this is encoded by the coding sequence ATGGCTAGCGGAATCTCAATTGCCTCTCGTAGCGAGACAGCCAAAAGAGCGATGGCACGATCGCGGCGTGCCATTATCGTGATGCTGGCGATTACCAGCTTCATGGGAGTGTACGTAGCGCGATTGGCCCAGCTGCAACTAATAGAAGGTCCCCAATATCGCGAACAAGCCAATGAAAATCGCATTCGTTTAGTGCCCCTGCCCGCCGCCCGCGGCAACATTCTCGACCGCCACGGCAACATTTTAGCCTCCAATCACCTAACGCGATCGGTGTACCTCTGGCCCAGAGAACAATCACCCCAAGAGTGGAAAGCCACCGCTGCCAAGCTAGCCGCAATTTTAGAGGTTTCCCAAACCGAAATCGTCCAAAAATTGGACCGGGCAGGGTATCGCTCTTCCATGCCCGTACGCATCGTCCGCATGCTGGATTTAGACACTTTTGTAGAGCTAGCGGAACGTTCCCAGGAATTTCCCGGATTGGAAGTACGCGGCGAATCCAGTCGCTTTTATCCCAACGGAAATTTAGCCGCCCATATTTTGGGCTATATCGGCGAAGCCACCGAAAAAGACCTGCAAAACAACCCCGACTACCCTTTAGGGGTCATCGTGGGCAAAATGGGCGTCGAGCGCAGCAGCAACGAACAGTTGGTGGGCAAATGGGGACAATTGCTGGTGGAAATTAATGCTGCTGGAGAAGAGTTGCGAGAGCTGGGCAAACGCCCCCCCAGCAGCGGTAACGCCATACGGCTGACCCTAGACCAGCAATTGCAAAAGCAAGCCGAATCTTTGTTGGGGAAAAACAAAGGAGCGGCGGTGGTGCTGGATGTCAATACCGGTGCCGTGTTGGCAATGGCAAGTTCCCCTAGTTTCGACCCCAATATTTTTACTGGCAAAGTTACTTCCAGTCAGTGGCAGCGCCTGCAAGCGGAGGGAACCTTTGTTAATCGGGCTTTGCAGGGGTATCCCCCCGGAAGTACGTTTAAAATCGTGACGGCTACGGCGGGGTTGGAGTCGGACCAGTTTTTCCCCGGTTCGGTGCTGTACACGCCGGATTATATTACAGTGGGCGGATTGAGATTTTACGAACATAGCAGCGGTTACGGTTATATTGGATTTCGAGATGCGCTGGCGTTTAGTAGCAATACCTTTTTCTATCAAGTGGGATTGGCTGTGGGGGCACCGGAAATTGCCAAATGGGGTCGTAAGTTAGGCATTGGCGGCAGCATTAATTTGGATTTGTTGGGACTGGATGGCGGTACGGAGGGGTTTTTACCAACGCCACAATCCAAACAAAGGGAGTACGGCGAACCTTGGTATGCTGGGGATACAGTGACCACAGCCATCGGACAGGGATTGGTGCTGGCAACGCCTTTGGAACTGGCGGTGATGGTGGCTACCATTGCCAACGGTGGCGCGCGCGTACAACCTCATTTGCTGGCTCGGCAAACCAATACCCCACAAACCAAACCGATTCCCACTGGCGTTGCTCCGTCTACGATTTCTAAGGTTCGTCAGGGGTTGGTGGCGGTGGTGGAAGAAGGTACGGCTCGAAGCCTCAATCGGGATTCCCTACCGCTGACTGCTGGCAAAACCGGTACGGCGGAGGTGGTGGGGAAAAAATCCCACGCGCTCTATGTGGCGTACGGTCCGGCGAAAAATCCTGAAATCGCGATCGCGGTGGTGGTGGAAAATGGGGGATACGGTGGTGTGGCTGCAGCCCCCATTGCGGGACAGTTATTTGAAACCTATTTTACTAGAAAAGACGGCAGGAAGATTGAAAGCTCTGCCTCTTTAGAGCAGGGATGA
- a CDS encoding STAS domain-containing protein has protein sequence MKAEVQFEVIQPTDVLNGPNTAALRKQVQACLEKGVKLVLIDLQDVTFMDSAGLGSLVTILKSVRSAQGKLCLCSVNAQIRMLFELTGMDKVFQIYRDREAFNQNVLSQNG, from the coding sequence ATGAAAGCTGAAGTGCAATTTGAAGTTATTCAACCGACCGATGTGTTAAATGGCCCCAATACGGCTGCCCTGCGCAAACAAGTTCAGGCATGTTTGGAAAAAGGGGTCAAGCTGGTTTTGATTGATTTGCAAGATGTAACGTTTATGGATAGCGCCGGCTTGGGGTCTTTGGTGACCATTCTCAAATCCGTGCGTTCTGCCCAGGGCAAGCTATGTTTGTGTTCGGTGAACGCTCAAATTCGCATGCTGTTTGAGCTGACCGGTATGGATAAGGTGTTTCAAATTTACCGCGATCGCGAAGCGTTTAATCAAAACGTCCTCTCCCAAAACGGTTGA
- a CDS encoding DUF3067 family protein — protein sequence MTGEQLRQLLVNKWGCAYDICLRRTQGKVFLQIMWKYLGQASFPKTESEYMEHLNAVAQYLQAWGATERTVEAIEATRERPRTGKAVSIPIELGERAQEWMV from the coding sequence ATGACTGGAGAACAGTTGCGGCAACTCTTGGTAAACAAATGGGGGTGTGCTTACGATATTTGCCTGCGACGCACCCAGGGGAAAGTATTCTTACAAATTATGTGGAAATATTTAGGACAAGCCTCTTTTCCCAAAACCGAATCGGAATACATGGAACATCTCAACGCCGTTGCCCAATACTTGCAGGCGTGGGGAGCAACCGAACGAACCGTCGAAGCGATCGAAGCCACCCGCGAACGTCCGCGCACTGGCAAAGCGGTGAGCATTCCCATTGAACTGGGAGAACGTGCCCAGGAATGGATGGTATAG